A portion of the Staphylococcus felis genome contains these proteins:
- a CDS encoding aminotransferase class V-fold PLP-dependent enzyme — MQRKLWQKLNNWSKMQPISMHVPGHKNGTIGDMNFINPIYDITEITGFDDLHHPEEVLYDSMKCIQKHEDYEAVFLVNGTTSGILAVIQAFQSIQGDVCIGRHSHKSVFNALDLGRQCAHIMHTQVSHQTGQYNQPEWSSELAKKGKLGVVTYPNYYGETFDVQKLIQQFHEAHIPVLVDEAHGAHFGIEGFPKSTLEYGADYVVQSYHKTLPSLTMTSMLFIHKNAPYQERVKHWLQTFQSSSPSYLFMASLEQAQGFYETYQSDVFFEKRQILIKHLKDCGYTVLEVDDPLKLVIRKRGVSGELLKSAMEAQSIFVELADAQSVLWVLPLWYTHDRFPFKVLLKCITHIHIERSGQSQNHKQAKLYTEKGRYTPEDMSEIQTIPYEKALGCTLAQHLIPYPPGVPTMYKGEIITKNMIELIRYWHTQKMRVEGMRNGKIKVKDDL; from the coding sequence ATGCAACGTAAACTATGGCAGAAACTAAATAATTGGTCTAAGATGCAACCGATTTCGATGCATGTACCAGGTCATAAAAATGGTACGATTGGTGACATGAACTTTATTAATCCGATATATGATATTACCGAAATTACAGGGTTCGATGATTTACATCATCCTGAAGAGGTTCTTTACGATAGTATGAAGTGTATTCAAAAGCATGAGGATTATGAGGCAGTTTTTCTTGTAAATGGAACGACGAGCGGTATTCTTGCGGTAATACAAGCGTTCCAATCTATACAAGGAGACGTTTGTATTGGGCGCCATTCACATAAGTCTGTTTTTAACGCACTAGATTTAGGTCGTCAATGTGCACACATTATGCATACTCAAGTGAGTCATCAAACAGGACAATACAATCAGCCTGAATGGTCTTCTGAATTGGCTAAAAAAGGAAAGCTTGGCGTTGTGACGTACCCTAATTACTATGGAGAAACATTTGATGTTCAAAAGCTGATACAGCAATTTCATGAAGCACATATTCCAGTATTAGTCGATGAGGCGCATGGTGCCCATTTTGGAATTGAAGGATTTCCAAAATCGACGCTAGAGTATGGAGCGGATTATGTTGTTCAATCTTATCATAAGACTTTACCTAGTTTAACGATGACTTCAATGTTATTCATACATAAAAATGCGCCATATCAAGAACGTGTGAAGCATTGGTTGCAGACCTTTCAATCTTCAAGTCCCTCTTATTTGTTTATGGCAAGTCTTGAACAGGCACAAGGATTTTATGAAACATATCAAAGTGACGTATTTTTTGAAAAGCGCCAAATACTTATAAAGCATTTAAAAGACTGTGGCTATACTGTTTTAGAAGTGGATGATCCGCTTAAATTGGTCATTCGTAAAAGAGGCGTCTCCGGAGAGTTGTTGAAATCAGCAATGGAAGCTCAGTCTATTTTTGTTGAATTAGCGGACGCTCAATCGGTATTGTGGGTCTTACCATTATGGTATACTCATGACCGCTTCCCATTTAAGGTATTATTAAAATGTATCACTCATATTCATATCGAGAGAAGTGGTCAGTCGCAAAATCATAAGCAAGCAAAGTTATATACAGAAAAGGGAAGGTATACGCCTGAAGATATGTCAGAAATTCAAACGATTCCTTATGAGAAGGCTTTAGGGTGTACTTTAGCACAGCATTTAATCCCTTATCCGCCAGGTGTACCAACAATGTATAAAGGGGAAATCATCACAAAAAATATGATAGAATTAATACGTTATTGGCATACTCAAAAAATGCGAGTAGAGGGTATGCGCAATGGTAAAATTAAAGTGAAGGATGATTTGTAG